The segment AAATCCTCTTCCTGTTATCCATAAAAAGCTTCCTTTCTAAAAATCTAAAAACCACTTGCGCGGCGTCCGCCGCATTTATTTAATCTTGATTCCCGTTCCAGTGTTCGAACGGGGATTTTCTCTCTTCAAGCAAAAAAACGGGGATTGTCGTCTCCTCCTCAAGAATCTTTTTGAGAGCCGGAAGCGACGCGCGCTCCATCTCGCCGTGATCTGCGGAGACGAGCCGCAGCCCGGCCGCCAAAGCCTCCTGCCTGACGTGGTAGGAGACGTCCGCTGTTATAAAGCAGTCCGCGCCGTACGCAAGAGCGTCGCGCCAGAACTCCTGGCACGCGCCGCCGCCGAGCGCGATCTTTTTGACCCGATTACTGCTGTCGCCGTAAAAAGTAAAATTATAAAGACGCCATCGCACGTGCAGAAGCTGCTCCAGACTCGCCGGCAAAAGCGGCTCGGGCAGTTCCCCTACCGCGCCCATGCCCCACGCTCCGTTCTGCGAGCATACGAGAGGCTCGACGCCCTCAAGCGCGAGCAGCGACGCGAGGACGCAATTGACGCCTTCGGGCGACGAATCCCAGTTCGTATGGGCTGCGTATATAGCGACGCCCTTCTCCGCCGCGCAGAGAAGCGTCCTGCCCGTAAGGGTATCGTCCACTATCGACCTGAGCGGGCGGAAAATGATCGGGTGGTGCGCGACGAGCAGTCGGCAGCCGAGCGCCGCCGCATCTGAAACGCTCTCAGGCGTCGCGTCGAGCGCAAGGGCTATGCGGGATACCTCCGAATCGAGGCGGCCGAAAGCAAGCCCCGGATTGTCCCACTCCTTTGCCCAACTCTTTGGCATCCTCTTTTCTATCAACGCAGTGACATCTGAAAGCTTCATACGCAAGCCCCCTTGGCGATTACCGATTCACCGGTTAATTCTATAACAGCACGGCAATAACGTCAAAGTTGAGCGAGTGCGCCTCGGCCAACATCTGCTCCTGCAAAGCATCGTCTCCACCGAAAAAACATGGCGTCGCGGTATAGGCGTAAAGATATCTATGGCATGTATAACGAAAGCGAAGCCACGCTCACAGAAGAAGAAATTGAAAAGTCGATGTGTTACGGTAAGGGCAATGCAAAATAGGCGGTCCGGAGATGGACCGCCAACTCTTCTACTTATTGTGAGCGTATTCTCACGGATAACAATGTTAAAACCTAATTTTCCGCATTGCGGTCAGTTTGCTTTTTTCAATCTGAC is part of the Synergistes jonesii genome and harbors:
- a CDS encoding Nif3-like dinuclear metal center hexameric protein, yielding MKLSDVTALIEKRMPKSWAKEWDNPGLAFGRLDSEVSRIALALDATPESVSDAAALGCRLLVAHHPIIFRPLRSIVDDTLTGRTLLCAAEKGVAIYAAHTNWDSSPEGVNCVLASLLALEGVEPLVCSQNGAWGMGAVGELPEPLLPASLEQLLHVRWRLYNFTFYGDSSNRVKKIALGGGACQEFWRDALAYGADCFITADVSYHVRQEALAAGLRLVSADHGEMERASLPALKKILEEETTIPVFLLEERKSPFEHWNGNQD